The Carcharodon carcharias isolate sCarCar2 chromosome 17, sCarCar2.pri, whole genome shotgun sequence DNA segment ATCCCTGGAGAAGAGGGACATCCCACCTTTCTCGCACTGCCCCCAGGGAATGCTTGAGGGATGTATTGCTAAAGCGGGAGGCCTGCGGCTTACTGCCTTCTCCTGTTCATCCCTCCCTTCTTCCCATTAGTGAAGGCCTGTCTGGGTACCTTTTCAATATGGTGCTTGGACATGATGGTGGGGTGCCCAACTCTCTGCCTGCCCTGCCATGAGACTCAATGCGGGGATGCACTCATGCATAAATTACAAGGTGGGGAGCGCTTGACTGCTGTAAAAGCCTGTCcgcctgcagtgggaatcactccGACTTTCTCATCCCACCACAGAACCTATGGCAGGAGGAGAAGATTCCACCCTCGTTTCcagctttcagctgtttcttaaccAAGCCAACTGTCCTTGCCACCAATCTTCAGGCATCAACTGGACAGAATTTCCAAAACCAATCACCAATAAAACACAGCCACGGTTCTTCGGGAAAGAATAGCACTGGTGGCTTTTGCAACACAAGTGACACTTGCAATCACAGTTGGGAAACTAGCCCTTTTTAATATGGCTGGAATTTCAAGAGTTCAGAAGAAATAgacaagaaaaaaaatcataaatgaTTGAAGAGCTATAATCACTCAAAGCCAAGAGAGGACACATCAAATAATGAAACCTTACTGTACAATGAAAGTGTACattcactcaaacagacacaggaTCCAAATCTGCCTAAATCCTGCCCTAAGAAAACCCTTTTATACAGTACtcttcagcagcatctgtgatgTAAACCACACAAACAACATCACCACTTTCGAGAGAAAAAAGTGCTTGCAAATGCAATACACAAGGTTGATCCCAGTTCTTCTAGGGTATGCTTACTGGAATGGTCTGAACTGGCTGTGGTGCTTTTCTCTAGACTTAGAGAGGACACAATGGAGATTTTTCAAATGATGATGAGTTTAatgggatggatgtggagaaaatgtttccacttgtgggtgagaccagaactTGGGGCCATAAGTGTAAAATAGTCACCGATAAGTTCAATAGGAGGaacttctttattcaaagagTTTGTACATGGGACTCAGCACCACACAGAACTGTTGAGGCCCAAAGTATTGAAAGTGAATCTGGATAGACGCATGATggaggaaggaatagaaggacatGCTGGCAGGGTAGAAGGAGACTCGGCTGGGGCATAAACACATGGACCagctgggctgaatagcctgtttctgagCTATCGATTCTATGTGGTAGGCAATTGGAGGAAGGGACCTTCGATGAGAAGGCAGTTCTGGAGACAGCTTCTGTTGTGGAATGGCACACAAATTCTGAATGCATGTCATGACTGGAACAAACCATCAGCTCCCCGCTTCTCTCTTAGCAATGAAACTGGAATATCTGAACTCTTATGGCTCAAATAAGACCACAATCAAATGCAAGACTTTGCATGTCCTGTTTAGGGAACCTCGGCAAGTGCTCAGGGGGAAGACTGATAAAGAATTGAAATTCCATGAAATgcattcacccagagggtgggtaTGATTGCACCGTATAAAAGCCTGTCAGTTCTTCATCCTCCACTTGAGTCTGCTCAATATTTATCGACTCATAGAGGGCTGGTTTCAATGAGCTGCAGGCCACGCCCAGGATTGTACACAGTGTAGTCATGAGCAGAGAGACCCTCAGGAATGTGCAAAGGCAAACTCTCAATCTGGTAGAGAGCTCGATTGATGTCTGGGGGCATGCTGTCTTGCTCTTAGGATGTGCAGCCTTTCATGCCATTCTTGGCCTCTCACATGGGCCCTGGTTTTGAAATCTTCCCCACAGGATCCCTTACACCagcctcaacaccaactccaactgGAAACTAGCTCGTGCCCTGCAGGAACACCAGATGGCAGCATCTAAGGAGTGCCAATGTCACTCGCAGGAATGGAGAAATCGCGACATTTAAAAATGACCACTATCTATCTAGTTCTTCCTCCACCACCCTGTTATGTGTCTGATACAATGAGTAATGGAGTTGGTGGCTGATTAGAGCAATGGGCTTCCATTGATGAGTCTACAGAAGACCCAAAAATTACATAACCCCCTTGTGATCAAGAGCTCTCAGAGGTTTAAAGTCAGCTTTTTCTCCCAACATATGCCAAGTCTCAAAGGAATATTACATTGATGAGTAAACTGGTCAGCTGCACTGGCCTCTACATGCGGTGAATGGCACTGATATAAAAGATGtatggtgggattttctggcccctcccaCCGCTGGAATCAACCTGTCCCACTGaatgtcaatggacttttggccggGCCTCCAAATGTCCTGCGGTGGGCAGGTCCTGCCACGATGGGCCCGGAAGATCCCAGCTACACACTCTTTATCGCACAGCTAAATCTGACTGAGGCTTCGTTGCCAGATATAACCCAGTGActtctcactcactcctcacctAGCTCACAAACAGCAGTTCCTCCACTGTGTAGTGGGTACATACTGATACACACTCTATCCACATAAACTGTGGGCCGCATGAAGAGGACAAAGTAACAATCCATTGTTGGATTCCAGCCAAGTACGTGTTGATAAAATGCAAGCCTACCACAGTCAGTCAGTGTGAAGGGATATTGCAGAGTGCGCATAGATTGTGAGAAGGAAATCAGGTTTAACCAATTCATTGTAgtcctttgaagaagtaacatgtgctgtgggaaCTGCTGGATGGATTGTACTCGgatgtccagaaggcatttgataaggtgccacatcaaaggttattgtggaaaatcgaagctcatggtgtaggtggtAAGATATtgccatggatagaagattgcttagctaacaggaaataaagagtaggcatatatgggtcattttctggttggcaagatgtaatgagtggtgtgccacaggaatcaatgctgggccctcaactctttacaatttatataaatgacttggatgaagggactgaaggtatgattgctaaatttgccgatgacccAAAGATAGGgtggaaaataagttgtgaagaggacatcaggaggctacaaagagatatagataggttaagtgagtgggaaaagatctggaaaGTGGAGtattattgtgggaaaatgtgaaattgtccattttggcaggaagaataaaagagaagcatgttatctgtatggtgagagattgcagagctctgaggagcagagggatctgggtgtcctagcgcatgaatcgcaaaaggttggtatgtaggtacagcaagtcattaggaaagttaatagaatgttatcatttattgcgggggaattgaatacaaaagtagggaggttgtgcttcagttgtacagagcactagtgagaccagatcaggagtactgtgtacagtattggtctccttatttaaggagagatgcaaaatatgttggaagcagttcagagaatgtcgactagactaatacctgaatGGGTGGGCTGTCctatgaggaatggttggacagattaggcttgtatccactggagtttagaagagtaagaggtaacttcattgaaacttataagatcctgaggggtcttgacagggtggatgtggaaaggatatttcatcttgtgggagaatccaaaactaagggtcactgtttaaaaataaggggtcacccatttaaaacagagctgaggagaaattttttctctcagagggtcgtgagtctttggaactctcttacccaaaaggtggtggaggcagaatctttgaatatttttaagacagagctagatggaTTTGTGGTAAGCAAGAGAGTGAAacgttatcggggtaggcaggaatgcggagttgaggttacagtcaaatcagccatgatcttagtggatggtagagcaggttcgaggagccgaatggcctacttctgttcctaactCGCATGTTCATATGTCTCTGTGATAAACTGGCAGAACGGAAATGTAAAAGTGGAAGATTTTGATTTCTTTGTTCCCAGTCAGCTTAGTCCTTCTAAAAGGGACTCTTTCTTCTGCGGCAAGTACTTCTTGGGGATTTAAGATCTGTCGTTTTCTTTTTCTGTCTGAAAGAAGCCCTTTAgctcctcctccagctcctggtTGCGTCTCTCAGCGTCCATCTGTGCCCGAAATGCATTGCGGAACCTGATTTCCAGGGCTTCGAATTGCTTCTTATTTTCTTCTATCTGTTTGTTGAGACGGACAACCTTGGACCAAACTTCGTAATTCTCCTTTTCGAGGCTGCAAACAAAAGCAGATTGATTTGGTCGGTACCATCATGTTTCAGCAGGAATACCCAGTAGTAGGGCTGACAACACAGGGAAGCTGGGTGTACTCCAACAGGCACAGGGCATGTCAACAGTCAGGAACTGTCACATGGCTTGTGACTTGGTGACACCAGCAAGTTTGGAAATGTGTCTTTCCCATCcatcatctaagttattgatgaATGTCACAGCAACAGCCTACACAGCACATTTAATAGAATGAAATCTTCCAAGGAGCATTCCAAAACGAAATAGACCACCAAGCCAGAAAAGAGATatcagggcagatgaccaaaagcttggccaaagaagtaggttttcaggagtatcttaaaaggaggaaagtgaggtcgagagggagggaattctaaagcagtgaaagcactggatagagtgaatagttgaggcctaaCATGAAACACCACTGGTCATATGTGCCAACGAGAATACTTAACCTCCACTCATCCTGCTCATCCAACTCCCAAGCCAGATCAATAATTCGCCTTAACTTCCATGGACTTCAACTTTAGCTAGCAGTCTCTTATATGCGACACGTACTCAATCACTCTGGGTAGGGAATATGTTTGTCACAAAGCTGCAGTCAAATTCTCACTTGTTTTCATTGGGACCTCATGACTATCCCTGGTTTTCAACGCTCTCCctttggtggccgtgccttcagctgccttgaccCTCATCtctagaattcccttcctcaaCCTCGCCACCTCCCTCCCTTTAAGACAGTCCTTGAAGCCTTCCTGCAAGATGAAGCTTATGTAGCTCCATGTTAATGTTGTTTGATAATACTCCCGTGAAATGCTTTTCAATGTTTGACTATATCACCGGAGCTGTATAAATGTTATTTGGTATCATTTTCACATCCTCTGATTTACAAGGTAAAACGTTGCACAGAGGAAAGTGAATAGAGGAGACTTTTGGTGACAGTTTTCGTTATTGCAGCTCTGCAACGATCAGTTTCTTTCTCTATGAATACTGccaacctgctgaatatttccattgttttatgtTTTAACTATAGATTCCCCACACCCACAGTACTCAGCCCTTGTCATGAAATTCTGACTCTGTTGAAGTGACTTTCAGAGACTGGAGCACACCATGCTAGCTGACACTCCACTGCatgactgagggggtgctgcactattggaggtgtcatctttcaaacCAAAGCCCTGTGACCTGGCTTATATGTAAAAGAACCAATGACCCTCTTTTGAAGGAGAGGAGAGTACTCCCCActgccctggctaatatttatccttaaAAAAGATGATCTGGCCATGATCCTTTGAttttttgtgggagtttgctgtcttCGAATGAGCTGGCCCATTTCCAACATGATAACAGTAGCTACGGGCGGAATTCTCCCATCCCTTCAAGCCGGCGGGttcttccagtcccgccgatgtgaacgggaatttcaatggctcgccggcCCCGCGTTGgtggggaggggctggaaaattccaccctacatCTCAAAAGGACATCAACCGGAATGCACATCCTGAAACTACGGAATGCACGGTATTAATGGAAAACATTTTTGTTAAACTGTTGTAAAGTGAGTGGTCCTGGCCATTGGGAATTCATTCATTTGTCACAGCTAATACTTTATCACAGAAAACTCGGGTCAAGCGAATATTTTGCTTTGGTACTTATGCTGATGAGTGTGCACATGAACCTCATATTTTATTCAATcctctctcccactgctctccccACACCACAGAGCATGCAGCCCTAAGGTTCAGCAAAGAAAGAAATAGATTGTGTTTTATGCAGCATCTTCCATGGCCTCATTACCAATGAAGTCATCCCTGGAAGGAAAACAGATTGTGATGGAAGTACTCAACAAATCAAACAGCATCCACGGAGAGATAAATTTAATGTTGcaaatggctgacctcttgtcaGAACTGGGAGATGTCGGAAGTGGAATAGGTCCTGAgtaaggggtgggtgggatgcagaCGAGAGGAAAgcctgtgatagggtgaaagacAGGGGAGATTAAATGGCCTGAAACATTGGTCTTCCAAGGCCAAAGGGAaaggtgatggggcaagaaaaggATCAAAGACACGAAGATGTCTTTTCTGAGCGCGTCAACATTCCCCTTGGCTCTGGAAGACTAACTCTTCTgtgatttaatctctcctgtcttccaccctatcaccgGCCTTCCTTTTGTCTGTGTCCCATCCCTGCTCAAAGCCTATTCCATTTCTAACTTTCCTCACTTCTGAcggtcattaactctgtttcactctccacagatgctgtttgatttgctgagcatttccagcagtttctgttttcatttaaaaatttccagcacccacggtattctgcttttcaagcagtttttgaagtgtagccactgtagtGAGAAATGCATTCCAGTTGGGTACCCCTGTCACAAGCTAGTCCCAGGGAACCAGCTGAGGTGAAGAACAACAGGCCCAAGAAGGCCTCACCAATCATCATCCCACACTTTTGGTGTGTTCCTTGACTCCTCTGGCATGGGCTGATGAAAACACCCAGGCCAATTTTCAATCTACCCTCATGCCTTGGTTTCTACCTGTCTGGTTCCTGTTAATGCAATTTTGGCAATTTTGTGAGAGCTATGCTGGAAAGAGTGGACTATATTTTAAAAGCCAGGTTTCTGTCGGTTACTTGAAAGGCTTCAATTATTGAGCTGAATGAAGATTTTCTTCAAACCTGGAACTAAAGCCGTGTCTTGCAGACTTGCagatattgccgttccttcactgtcgccagaactccctccctaacagccctgtgggtgtacctacgctacatgcactgcagtgattcaagaaggcagctcaccgccaccttctcaaggacaattaggggtgggcaatgaatgctggcctagccagcgaagcccacatcccacaactgaataaataaaaaagagacTCGCATTTTGTTcctatctcactttctgtctgCATCCCAAACACAATTCAGTCGCTCACTTGCCAGGGTGCTAGCTTGTCACAGTAATTCAAACCAGCTGAGAAGCCCAAAGCCTCAAGCAGAAGAGTTGGTTTGTGTTGGCCAGTTACCTTTCAATTCTCTCGACGTAACTTTCCCTCTTGCTGTGAAACTCTTCCCTCAGCTTCGCGATCAATTTCAGGAGCTGCTCCTTGCTCATTTCCCCCACCTTCGCCTCACTTTCCTCTCCTCCGCTATCCAGCTCAGCTTTTTCCTGTTGGGTCTTTGCCGTGAGGCTTTGACTGGTCTGTAACAGGGAGTTGGCTGTTTGATGGCTGACCATGTccagagagggtgagggactgCGTGCAGCAGACCCATCCTTATCCTGAGAAGAAGCAGCAGAGGTTGCTGTTGGAGAGGTTTCAGAAGTGCAGAGCAACTGGTAGGAAGCTGAGGCTCTCAGAATGTCCTGCGAAAGACACCTTCTGTGCCCCTCAGTCACAGCTTCCTTGTCATTCCTGACCTGGGAACTCTTGGTGTTCCAGTTCTGAGTGCTGGGAATACCTTCGTTCACACTGTCAGATATCTCTGTGCATTTCCtggctgggagtgtttgagtccTTTTCCTGGGGCTTTCCATCCAGTTTTCCAATTCGCTCTCCTCTGGCATGCTGTTGTCATTCCCATCATTCTGGCAGCGCTGTAAAGGGAAAGAAATTCCTGTCAATATTTCCAATCTTTCCCAccgaaagaaagacttgcatttgagCAGCACGTAACAACGCATGATGTGCCTGTTGTcatgtaagaaacatggcagccaaattgcacacagcaagctccccaaacagcagtgtgatgagGACCAGATGATTTGTTTTTGCATGCATTGTctaggggataaatattggtcagaacatcagagagaattcccctgctgttcttcaaaatagagcccatggggtcttttatgtccacctggggGGAGGacaacatttcatctgaaagacagcatctccgacagtacagcactccctctgtactgcactgaagtgtcaatctGGATTATGGGCTCTGGTCCCTGAGGTAAGTCTTTGACGATCTGATTCAAAGGTGACTGAGTGCCTCCACTGATCCATGACTGACACCCAGGACACGGACAGCACAATATGTCCCTTGCTGGGTGTCACAGTGAAACCAAGACCGAATGGCCTGATACACAGATATTTATAAGCAATAGCGTTCAGAGGAAATACCGATATTGGAGTGATGAACTGGTGAAAACAGTTTCCTCTGCTCAAACTCATCCCCTGTTCTTGACAGACATTATTAACTTCAGCATCACACCATTCATGCCTCATGCTTGATCCTGAGATCTGTTGGGTAACTTGATCTCAGCTGGGACTAGGTAATTTCAGCACTTTGTGGCTCAGTCAGTAGTGTTGGGGCactggtgtggggtggtggggggggagaggggaaggtacAGCCAGACACCACTTCATTCCTGTCACTGACTGCAATGTCATTGCTAAGTCCTACTGGGATACAGCTCAGTGGATATTGGCTGCACTTCCATACCTCACTGCTCATGCTGCAAGCAAAAACATAGACCATGTACTGCAGCAGGAAATAACAGCAAACGTAGACCCCATTCTCACCCAATATCCACATGTGACCTGATAAGCTGTTGATTGTGGTTCAagacctcatctctctctctctctctacctctgtaaccatctccagccctacaaagAGCTTCAACTCGAGCTCATGTGTGTCCCCCGTCTACTTCACCTAAcactggtgactgtgccttcagctgtcttggccccaagctctgtaattccctcccggaatctcccctcctttaagacgctccttctAACTgactttgaccaagcatttggtctcCTGTCCGACTATTTCCTtaagtggttcagtgtcaaatcttgtctcatgaagcaccttgagatgtctTAGTAGGCTGAAGGGAGTCACTTGttcgtacagaacttgagtgttgatgaaaaaaagagacatgctgtcaaagttttccatcttgcactcatcaggactgcTCGCACAAACTTACCAACTGTAACGAGGGAAATaagaatttatactgcatgagaagagagtgccgaTTAATTGGAGATGTGAGATAAATGCAACTTATTATTGACGTAGTATGGTGTGGCAGTGGTGATTGGGTGTGCCTGCAGTGAACTGGTGTAAGGTCAGATTTTGCTCTGTGTTCACGAATCTTACCCTGTGTGTCCTGGTTGCCACTCCTGTTGCAAACTCTGCAGCACCCCAACCAACCATACTTCGTTGTGCAGAGATTCTCAAAGGGGAAGGAGGCTTATCCTCATGTTTTGGAAACAGTTCATCGTGGCTGCTGATCAGAATAGTCATCAGCTTCTGAACCTGTGGTGTCCCTGtctcaaaaacaaaaaatggaatattggtaaaggcaaaatactgtggatgctggaaatctgaaacaaaaacaaaaaatgctggaaaaactcagcaggtctaacagcatctgtggagcgaaagacagagttaatgtttcgagtccatatgactcttcacagAGCTAGGAATATTAGGTTTCTTTTCTGTCAAACCTTTAAGTCAGGTGAAAGAAAGTGGGGGCAGGTTAACTCCGTTGGCTAGACGGCTAGTGTGTGGTTTGAAATAacgccaacagcacagggttcaatccccattccagctgaggtagacttggggcctGCTTTCTTGACCTGCTTCCTCGTTAAATCCTAATAATTCCATATGTGGCTTAGCATCTCACTTTGTCTTcgaacatttttacccagagggtggtgacggtctggaatgcactgcctggtaggcgggttgcctcatgtcctttaaaaagcacctggatgagcacttggcacgtcgtaatattcaaggctatgggccaagtgctggtaaatgggattacgtcggcaggtcaggtgtttctcacgtgtcggtgtagacttgatgggccgaaaggcctcttctgcactgtgtgattctgtgattcctgtCAAGCACCCTGGATGTTCTGCTCCACTAAAATTGCGATATAAATGTGAGTTGGTATTGGTGAGGTCAAATCATCTTGGACCTGGGCTGGAATACAAAATCTGATCACTACTTCTCAATGCCTCTTACTGGGTGTTGTTTCTTCCCACTGGCTCACTGGATTGTTTTTGTAGTGTGCTTGATTTGACATTGTATATTTTAGTTTAGCATTTATAATCTATGTTTCAACAGGggctggtggtgtggtggggatgtgggtgggggtggaggttgagGTTCGTGGGGGTGGAGgttgaggttggtgggggtggggggatggtggtagtgggggttggtggggctgggagtgggggttggtgggggtgggggatagtggggggtggggtgcgcgtgggggagggggttggtggtctTGCTGTGTGCTGCCACATGACATTAATCTCTACACTTGTAAGCAATTCATGACAAGTGAAGTGTTGAGCTCTTTCTGAGAGGTGTGATCTGATGCGATTAAAATGAAAATCTTTTTCTTTGTTGTTTCTTAATCTTGTCAACCTCCTCTTTCAACGATGTGACTTGCTCTGGTCAAGAAGGCAAGGCAGCTAATCTCTTTGCAGGCATCTATTATCACCACTCTAACCAGCTGTTGGAATGGTTTAAGTTTAccttcgttcacaggatgtgggtatcactggctggtccagcatttattgcccatccctagttgcccttaagaaggtgctggtgagctgccttcttgaactgctgcagtccatgtggtgtaggtagacccacagtgctgttagggagggagttccaggattttgacccagtgacagtgaaggaacaacgatatgtttccaagtcaggatggtgagtgacttggaggggaactttcaggtggtggtgttcccatatatctgctgcccttgtccttctagatagtagtggttgtgggtttggaaggtgctgttgaagaagccttggtgagttcctgcagtgcatcttgtagatgatacacactgctgccactgtgcgtcagtggtggaggagtgaatgtttgtgcatgtggtgccaatcaagtgggctgctttgtcctgcatggtgtcgagcttcttgaatgttgtgggagctgcactcattcaggcaagtgaggagtattccatcacactcctgaattgtgccttgtggatggtgaacaggctttgggaattaGTTGGTGAGTTAcctgccgcagaattcccagcctctgacctgctcttgtagtaagTTGATATCCAACTTGCACCTCTGTCTATTTTTGCCCCCACTAAGAAGGTGCAGCTGAGATCAGGATATAGGAAGGCAGCTGCCCACCTCCTGCCCCTATGCGGTGCCAGGTATTGAGTTCCAGCACCCTGACACCAGTTGCCATCCTAACAAGAGGTGTTTTGTATTGTTATGGACTAGCCCAAGGTAGAGAATTCAGAAGGAGCTGAAGAATTACATCAGACTCTGACTTGCCTCTCATGATGGCCACGGGATCTTCGATTTTGGGTCTGAGGAGATTCACCCCGAAGACAGTCGCCAAATTGTCCACGCTCATTTTATTGATGCTGGAGTTGAGCTGCACTTCATGGAGAAATCTGCCCGGGAAacagaagaaacattcaatttGCACCTTCTGGGAACAATTGCCAAAGCCGGTCTGACTGGAATAACAACACCAGGGCCAAATATGTACAATCACAGGATTATAGAATGATAGAAtaatacagcaggaggccattcagcccatcgatacTGTGCCAGCTCTCTTGAATAAGAATCCAGTTATTCCTAGTTCCCCACTCTTTCCCcgtatccctgcaatttttttttccttttgtattTACctcattcctttttgaaagctccTATTGAATGTGTTTCCACTACACtatcaggcagggcattccaaatcctaaccacttgttgcacAGTCaagtttttccctcttcttgCCCCTGGTTCTTTGAGCAATTATCTTCAATCTCTGGCCTCTGGTTATCTACCCTTTAACCATTGGAAAGCATCTCTCTTCAGTTAGTCTATTTAAAGCTTGTCATCTCCATCCAACATGTACCACATCCCACAGGGGTATGTGATCAGCAGAATCAGTAATCACGCCCATTTGAAATTGAAATGTTCATCCAACGTGCATGTTATGTTAGATAACAAGTGATACATGCTGAGGAACTAGGTGACATTCTATTCCGAGATCCCGGATAACATCAACCATTTCCTGCCAAAGGAATCGCCTGTTTTCATTTTGTGTCTGTTTGGTAGACTTCGTATTCCTACAAGAAAAAGCCCATTGGGAGACAATGATTCAATGTTGTAATTGGGAAGCACCATCACCTTGTTCGTTCCATCAGTTTCATATTAAGAACATTTAATAAATCAGTTTCATCTCTTGCTGCCAGGCCCATAGCTTTCTATTCCAAAGCCTACATCCCTCTATTCCCAAGCCTACATCCCTCTATTCCCAATCTTACACCCCTCTATTCCCAACTTCATGTCCCCGTTTCCAATCCCCTTTCCCTACACTCCCACTCCAACTCCACATCCCCAATCCTAATCCCAAATCCCTCCGCTCCCACTCCTGTGTGTGTCCATTCCCAATCCTGTATCCCTATCTCCCAAGCAGCATTTCTTTGTTTATGAGGAGATAGCCCTCCTGTGCCAAAGCCTTTTCACAAAGAAGCCTGGAGTTCAGATTCTGATTTGCCAAAGGTCGTGAGTGTCTCACCTGCAGATGTAGCTGAGCAGGTTGCAGTTTACCTGAGGC contains these protein-coding regions:
- the LOC121289884 gene encoding rho GTPase-activating protein 25-like: MWVGRHLNRLNREPNYTQDKCLQLEDKRSPFQKRESMSLKLPRNVWDFNLKDGGRIGRSKSVMPTDHGTALNRASSPNTMERPVKSGWLKKRRSLMKQWQSRWFVLRGVYLCYYKEEEDGKPQGCILLKDIKVNEVPSNPEDPGKFLFEITPVGCSDQDWIGSGYDTQLLMANSQNEMKDWVKAIRRTLGTSSGAVFDQRLAETMAYEQKFGKHPVPMIVEQCADFIRQHGLNEEGIFRLPGQDNQVKELRDAFDSGERPTFDRDTDVHTVASLFKLYLRELPEPVIPWSQYDNFLACCQLMSSNEEEGRKELMTQLSLLPQVNCNLLSYICRFLHEVQLNSSINKMSVDNLATVFGVNLLRPKIEDPVAIMRGTPQVQKLMTILISSHDELFPKHEDKPPSPLRISAQRSMVGWGAAEFATGVATRTHRRCQNDGNDNSMPEESELENWMESPRKRTQTLPARKCTEISDSVNEGIPSTQNWNTKSSQVRNDKEAVTEGHRRCLSQDILRASASYQLLCTSETSPTATSAASSQDKDGSAARSPSPSLDMVSHQTANSLLQTSQSLTAKTQQEKAELDSGGEESEAKVGEMSKEQLLKLIAKLREEFHSKRESYVERIESLEKENYEVWSKVVRLNKQIEENKKQFEALEIRFRNAFRAQMDAERRNQELEEELKGFFQTEKENDRS